The genomic segment TTTTTTTAGTAACGTCAACAATGAAGGAGCTCGTACGAGAGTTGGTTTGACTCATGCACGAAACCGTAGGACATCTACACAATCTATTAAACAAGGAAAGAGCGAAGTAATCACTCCACCATATCCTTGGATGACCTCAAGACGTGCCATAGTGCACACTCTCGATTATCTGATATCGAATAAAATTACTATTATATCGGGTGAAGTTCAGTGCAAGAAATGCGAGCAACAATATCAAATTAAGTTTGATTTGCAAGAGAAGTTCAAAGAGATCGCGGCGTTCATCTTGAGAACTAGGAGTCTGATGCATGATAGGGCACCAATTATTTGGATGAACCCTAATTTGCCTAATTGCAAATATTGCAACCAAATCAATTGTGTTAAGCCAATTATCTCAGAGAAAAGGTCAATTAATTGGCTATTTTTGTTATTAGGGCAAACAATTGGATGTTGCAAGATAAATGAATTGAAATATTTTTGCAGGCACACAAGGAATCATAGAACAGGTGCTAAAGATAGACTTGTTTATCTTACATATATGGAGCTATGTAAGCAATTGGATCCCAGTGGACCCTTTTGATCAATAAATGTTTCTGTTATAagtcttaattttgaatttaagttttgtgtatTGTCTATATAAATATTCTATCCTATCAGGTAAACTTGattgtagaatattttgtacactgACAATGCACAGAACTCAAACTCCTTAATTTTATCCCTACATAGCTAGCCAGAGTTTTAGCCCATAGGGCTGcccctttttatttctttacGTTTTAATTTTAGTTGTGAATTTCTATTTTAGAGTATGGTCTCTATTGTATCCTACGTTATTCAAATGCAAGAGGATCTTAAGAGGAATAATTTCAAACATCAAGTTTTATTTGCAATTGGATATATATTGTTAGTTTTGTTTCGAGGATCTATCAAAAATTTGGGTATTGTTTGTTTTACTTGTGTATAAATAATGAACGTCAAAATTTGTTGATCTATAAATTAAATTGCATGTAG from the Capsicum annuum cultivar UCD-10X-F1 chromosome 9, UCD10Xv1.1, whole genome shotgun sequence genome contains:
- the LOC107841667 gene encoding uncharacterized protein LOC107841667, whose protein sequence is MNDYEDALLTLSLSIDSLPLKLGAPPLSLSSPPPPFFSNVNNEGARTRVGLTHARNRRTSTQSIKQGKSEVITPPYPWMTSRRAIVHTLDYLISNKITIISGEVQCKKCEQQYQIKFDLQEKFKEIAAFILRTRSLMHDRAPIIWMNPNLPNCKYCNQINCVKPIISEKRHTRNHRTGAKDRLVYLTYMELCKQLDPSGPF